Proteins encoded together in one Meles meles chromosome 7, mMelMel3.1 paternal haplotype, whole genome shotgun sequence window:
- the SOCS2 gene encoding suppressor of cytokine signaling 2, whose product MTLRCLEPSGNGAEGTQSQWGTAGSAEEPSPEAARLAKALRELSQTGWYWGSMTVNEAKEKLKEAPEGTFLIRDSSHSDYLLTISVKTSAGPTNLRIEYQDGKFRLDSLICVKSKLKQFDSVVHLIDYYVQMCKDKRAGPEAPRNGTVHLYLTKPLYTAVRPLQHLCRLTINKCTGTIWGLPLPTRLKDYLEEYKFQV is encoded by the exons ATGACCCTGCGGTGCCTCGAGCCCTCCGGGAATGGCGCGGAAGGGACGCAGAGCCAGTGGGGGACCGCGGGATCCGCGGAGGAGCCGTCCCCCGAGGCGGCGCGTTTGGCGAAGGCCCTCCGGGAGCTCAGTCAAACAG GTTGGTACTGGGGAAGTATGACTGTTAATGAAgccaaagagaaattaaaagaggCACCCGAAGGAACTTTCTTGATTAGAGATAGCTCGCATTCAGACTACCTACTAACAATTTCTGTTAAGACATCAGCTGGACCAACTAATCTGCGAATTGAATACCAAGATGGGAAATTCAGATTGGACTCTCTCATATGTGTCAAGTCCAAGCTTAAACAGTTTGACAGTGTGGTTCATCTGATCGACTACTACGTTCAGATGTGCAAGGATAAGCGGGCGGGCCCCGAAGCCCCCCGGAACGGCACCGTCCACCTTTACCTGACCAAACCACTCTACACAGCCGTGCGGCCGCTCCAGCATCTCTGTAGACTCACCATTAACAAATGTACCGGTACCATCTGGGGACTGCCTTTACCAACGAGACTAAAAGATTACTTGGAAGAGTATAAATTCCAGGTATAA